TGCTCACCCACATCTAAATGACTGATATACTTCAAATAGCGAATCCAGCGGCTTCCAAAATCTAAGTCAAACTGGCGCACCGGCTTTAGGATTCCCTCTTGGCGGAAATAGACTTGGTAAAGACCCTTTTCTGGCAAGAGATGGATATCATCCACCCGTGTTTGGTAGGCTTCCCTGAGTATTTCTTGAGTGATTTCCTGCAAATTATCCCTCCTTTTCCTTCATTAAATACAGTGAAAGGCTTAGGCGTTAACCGCCTACTTATTGGTCCGCAAAACTCTTCACTTTTTATTTTTAATTTTCTCAGCTTTTTAAGCTAAAAATCAGTTTGCTGACTCTCACACGTCTGAGGCCAAAAATGTCAAATAGCTAAAGCGCTATCATTTTTATCCATGCAAAAATCGTCAGCGAACGCCGACTTTTTACTGTTTTTGCAAGATTTAATCCCGGGTAAAAATGACTTTAATTGCCTTCTGTCCTATAATGAATTGCAGAGCTCAAACTGGCTTTGTGCTTATAAAATAAAAAAAGAAGGATGGTGGAATAGATGGATAAAATCATAGAGCAATTGCACCATATGGAAGTTGATGCCAATCGTCATCTTGAGAGCGTTCAAGAAGAAAAATTAGCCTTGCGTCAAAACTATGACCAAAAAAAAGCTGATTATAAGAAACAAGCTCAAGCAAAATATGACGAAGAATTAGCCAGGGTTCAAGCCCGTAACCAAGACTTACGCGAGAAACGTACCCAAGACTTGCAAGCAAGCTACAACCGACAAATGGAGCAAATCAAACAGCTCGTTGATCATGATCAAGACAGCTACCTCAAGGATTTCTTCAATCAATTACAGGCACTCGGAGTGACAGGCGATGACTAACTATACCGCTATCAACACCAAGGTCCGGGCCATGAAAGGCAAGCTCGTCTTGACTCCAGAAGAAATTGATGACCGCTTAGCAGGTTATACCTTGTCAGACCTCTACCAGGTCCTCGACCAATTGCCTTCCTACCATCAAGTGATGCCTAGCGAACAGAATAAGCTTAACCTCACTGCGGAAAACTTGATTGAACTGATTGATCGGGGCTTGCGCTATGACTTTCTCAAGCTCTACCGCTTTTCTGGTTTCGAACAACGGGCGGCCTTGTCAGTCTATGGGATTCGTTTTGAGCGCGAATTTATCACCAAGGTGCTCAGAGGCTTGGAGCGCCAAGAGTCGGTTCCCTTTGTCGTTAACCCCTTTACTGACTACTTGGAAAATCACCGCCACTTTCACATCGGTGAACTAATTACCAAGACATCGGTCCTTGATGCGATTGATACCTTTAGAGATACCGATTACGGTAAATTCTTTGACGATTACCATGATTATTTCCATGACCACGACTACAACCATTACATTATCAGTACCGTCTTTGAACAATACTGTGCGGTCTTGGTTTGGAAAAAGGCCAGTCGGGTACTTAATGATAAGGCCCTGACCCGCTTTAAGAAGTTATTTGGTAGTGAGATGGACTTAGCCAATATCCGGACCATTTTTCGTTTGAAATTCTACTATAAGGTGGATGAGAACTTTATCCGCTCCCAACTCTTTAGCCCAGGTCGCTATCTCAATGAAGCTAATATCAGTGCCCTCCTGGCTAGCCAGGACAAGAACAGCTTCTTCAACCTCTTGACCAACTTGGGCTACCAAGATTTATTCAAGAGTGGGGAGAATAAAGTCGTAGGCGTGAAGCAACAAAAGGCTTGGTTAAAGGCCATTGAGCACCGTTTTGCTAAGAGTTTACCGCAGTCGGTTTTGCCTCTCTTTGACTATCTCAGCCTCAAAGAACTGGAAGCTGACCTCCTCAAGGAAAAGGTCGAAGCCATTGCCTACCAATCCCCTGTTACTATGCCATTCCATAATTGAAAGGAGTTCCTTGGATGATTACAAAGATGAGTATGGTCAACATCTCTGGTCCCCGTGATGATATCGACCGGATGGCTGACCAATACTTAAGTCATTATGATATTCATTTAGAAAATACGCTAAAGGAATTATCAGAAATTCAGACTTTAAAACCTTATACCAGTCCTGATCCCTACCAACCATGGGCTGATCGGATTGATAACTTATTACAAATCACGAGTGATGAAGAAGAAGAATTAGAAGGCGATTGTCGCGACTTAGACTTTGACTATATCAAACGTCTAGTGACTGAGGTCGAAAAAGATTGCTCCGATGTCCAAGGGCAATTAAATGAAGTCAATGAATCACTGGAAAAGTTAGAGGCTGACTACCACACCTACCTGCCTTTTTCTGAAATCGATTATAACTTAGCAGATATTCTTTCCATGGAAAAGATTAAGTTCCGCTTTGGACGTTTTACTGAAGCCAATTATCGCAAGTTTAAAAAATATATCGATAATATGATTCCTTCTATATTCATCCCCTCTAAGACTGAGGATGGCTATGTTTACGGCCTTTACTTTGTCCCTGCTGAAGCCCGGCAACGGGTAGACGCTTTGTATTTCTCCTTGGCTTGGCAAAGGATTTACCTACCAGAAGAAACTGGGACCTTTAAGGAAATCTTGAGCCGCTACCAAGGCGAAATCCAAAAACTTAAGAAGATGCAAGCTGACCTCGAAACCAAGCTCAAGGCCTTCCTCCTCCCCGTAAGAGACAACTTGCTGGAGGCTAAACAACGTCTCCATAAG
The nucleotide sequence above comes from Aerococcus urinae. Encoded proteins:
- a CDS encoding V-type ATPase subunit; protein product: MTNYTAINTKVRAMKGKLVLTPEEIDDRLAGYTLSDLYQVLDQLPSYHQVMPSEQNKLNLTAENLIELIDRGLRYDFLKLYRFSGFEQRAALSVYGIRFEREFITKVLRGLERQESVPFVVNPFTDYLENHRHFHIGELITKTSVLDAIDTFRDTDYGKFFDDYHDYFHDHDYNHYIISTVFEQYCAVLVWKKASRVLNDKALTRFKKLFGSEMDLANIRTIFRLKFYYKVDENFIRSQLFSPGRYLNEANISALLASQDKNSFFNLLTNLGYQDLFKSGENKVVGVKQQKAWLKAIEHRFAKSLPQSVLPLFDYLSLKELEADLLKEKVEAIAYQSPVTMPFHN